One window from the genome of Leptospira johnsonii encodes:
- a CDS encoding aspartate kinase, with amino-acid sequence MANIIVQKYGGTSVGSPDRIRNVAGRIKRYHEEGNHVVVVVSAMGHTTDELVDLADKITKNPPKREMDMLLSTGEQVSISLLAMALWDMGVPAKSFTGSQIKMITDGNFSNAKIQGVDRSRIDAALNEGSVVIVAGFQGIDQNENITTLGRGGSDTSAVALAAVLGAKECEIYTDVDGVYTADPRVVPQATKHSQITYEEMLELASLGAGVLHSRSVELGMNYDVVIHVRSSFNNNPGTLVVNEDKIMEKLKVSGVTAKNDQARITIADVPDKPGLAAVLFGDLSSKDILVDVIVQSSPYNGRNTISFTVPKKDLGLALPILESFSNSQGAKKPEINEEISIVSAVGIGMKSHVGVAAQMFKALAEKEINIEMISTSEIKISCVIPRIHAETAVNKIHETFGLSKNS; translated from the coding sequence ATGGCAAACATAATCGTCCAAAAGTATGGGGGAACATCTGTAGGATCTCCTGATCGCATCCGGAACGTAGCCGGTAGAATCAAACGTTATCATGAAGAAGGCAACCATGTTGTCGTAGTCGTTTCCGCAATGGGGCATACGACTGACGAGTTGGTGGATCTTGCAGATAAGATCACAAAAAATCCTCCTAAGAGAGAGATGGACATGTTATTGTCCACAGGCGAGCAGGTCTCTATTTCTCTTTTAGCAATGGCTCTCTGGGATATGGGAGTTCCTGCAAAATCGTTCACTGGTTCTCAGATCAAGATGATCACCGACGGGAACTTCTCCAATGCAAAGATCCAAGGAGTGGATCGTTCTAGAATCGATGCAGCATTAAATGAAGGAAGCGTTGTGATCGTAGCCGGATTCCAAGGGATAGACCAAAACGAGAACATCACTACCTTGGGAAGAGGCGGTTCGGATACTTCTGCGGTAGCGTTAGCCGCTGTGCTTGGCGCAAAAGAATGTGAAATTTATACGGATGTAGACGGGGTATATACTGCTGACCCAAGAGTGGTTCCCCAGGCCACGAAACATTCTCAAATCACTTATGAGGAAATGTTGGAACTTGCAAGCCTAGGTGCAGGGGTTCTTCATTCCAGAAGTGTGGAGTTGGGAATGAACTATGATGTGGTCATTCATGTACGTTCCAGCTTTAATAATAATCCGGGGACTTTGGTTGTAAACGAGGACAAAATTATGGAAAAATTGAAAGTAAGCGGAGTTACCGCAAAAAACGACCAAGCCAGAATTACAATCGCAGATGTTCCTGATAAACCTGGACTTGCAGCAGTTCTATTTGGAGACTTAAGTTCCAAAGATATTCTTGTGGATGTGATCGTTCAATCTTCTCCTTATAACGGAAGAAACACCATCTCCTTTACCGTTCCTAAAAAAGACCTGGGCCTGGCCCTTCCTATTCTGGAATCCTTCTCTAATTCCCAAGGCGCCAAAAAGCCTGAGATCAATGAAGAGATCTCTATCGTTTCTGCAGTGGGGATCGGAATGAAATCTCATGTAGGAGTGGCTGCTCAGATGTTCAAAGCTTTGGCGGAAAAAGAGATCAATATCGAAATGATCTCCACTTCAGAGATCAAAATCTCCTGCGTAATTCCAAGAATTCATGCAGAAACTGCCGTAAACAAGATCCACGAGACCTTCGGGCTTTCGAAAAACAGTTGA
- a CDS encoding sodium:solute symporter family protein, whose translation MFSPIDWYLILAYIIFAFSAGLLLSSKAGESLSSYFVADRKLPWWWLGTSMVATTFAADTPLVITGMVALDGVGGNWLWWSWAIGYLIITVFFAASWRRAEVLTDVEFVELRYSGTGAAILRASKAFFLSILFNSIILGWVFKAMSKITAPFLDWNVLLGAEVFGSISEAWPSFLILGDLNTTVTVLILFSVVVFYSSMGGIQGVIFTDLFQFALGIGGAIVFAIFAIQYVGGLEGLYSKLEILYPGRSESIISFWPRIGEDEHGLPLQVFLIFIGVQWWIQYHSDGSGYLAQRLHTAKTPKDAELGSLWFNIANFILRTWPWVLTGLVCLVVFPLQDADLFQPEGVVVQSDREIAYPVLMKIVLPAGCLGLVFVSLMAAFMSTADTHINWGASYLVNDLYLRFLKPNAGNKETVIAGRIAVVLMAGIAILVATQMNSIASAWKFFLAMASGLGLPQILRWIWWRTNAWTELSGMGTALVLSLILYKAYPDVNADYLLFFTALGSVIVSILVTFLTAPVPDKVLDTFVAKLQPFGFWGKWGGVSARKKFYYRVRIWLLAIFSLYAWLFGIGYVLQLKYTLGGVFLIFGVISGFIVLKLWEKKDSVS comes from the coding sequence ATTTTTTCTCCTATTGATTGGTATCTGATCTTAGCTTATATCATTTTCGCTTTTTCGGCCGGGCTTCTTCTTTCCTCTAAGGCCGGAGAAAGTTTGAGTTCCTATTTTGTCGCGGATAGAAAACTACCTTGGTGGTGGCTTGGAACTTCCATGGTAGCGACCACATTTGCCGCGGACACTCCTTTGGTCATTACAGGAATGGTTGCCTTGGACGGAGTCGGCGGAAACTGGCTCTGGTGGAGTTGGGCAATCGGCTATTTGATCATTACGGTATTCTTCGCGGCCTCTTGGCGAAGGGCAGAAGTTCTTACGGACGTAGAATTCGTAGAATTACGATACTCCGGAACAGGCGCCGCAATACTCAGAGCTTCTAAGGCTTTTTTCTTAAGTATTCTTTTTAATTCGATCATATTGGGTTGGGTCTTTAAGGCGATGTCCAAGATCACTGCTCCCTTCTTGGATTGGAATGTATTGCTTGGTGCAGAAGTATTCGGATCGATCTCAGAAGCTTGGCCGAGCTTTCTAATATTAGGAGATTTGAATACTACAGTTACTGTTCTGATCCTTTTCTCAGTCGTAGTGTTTTATAGCAGTATGGGCGGGATCCAAGGTGTGATCTTTACGGACTTATTTCAATTTGCTTTGGGAATAGGAGGCGCGATCGTATTTGCGATCTTCGCAATCCAGTATGTGGGCGGCTTAGAAGGCCTGTATTCCAAATTAGAGATTCTGTATCCGGGAAGATCCGAATCCATTATTTCTTTTTGGCCAAGGATAGGAGAAGATGAACATGGACTTCCTCTTCAAGTTTTTCTAATATTCATCGGAGTACAATGGTGGATCCAATACCATTCCGACGGATCAGGATATTTGGCCCAAAGGTTACATACCGCAAAAACTCCTAAGGACGCGGAATTAGGTTCTCTTTGGTTTAATATCGCTAATTTTATTCTGCGCACCTGGCCTTGGGTTTTAACAGGATTGGTTTGTTTGGTCGTATTCCCTTTGCAAGACGCGGACTTATTCCAGCCAGAAGGTGTGGTCGTTCAATCCGACAGAGAGATCGCATATCCGGTGCTCATGAAGATCGTTTTGCCTGCAGGATGTTTGGGATTAGTATTCGTGAGCTTGATGGCCGCATTCATGTCTACCGCAGATACACATATCAACTGGGGTGCCAGTTATTTGGTGAACGATCTATATTTAAGATTCTTAAAACCGAATGCAGGGAATAAAGAAACTGTAATCGCAGGAAGGATCGCAGTAGTCTTAATGGCAGGGATTGCTATCTTAGTTGCAACTCAGATGAATTCTATTGCATCCGCTTGGAAGTTTTTCTTAGCGATGGCTTCCGGTCTGGGTTTGCCTCAGATATTAAGATGGATCTGGTGGAGGACAAACGCTTGGACCGAATTGTCCGGAATGGGAACTGCTCTAGTTCTTTCATTGATTTTATATAAAGCATATCCGGACGTAAATGCAGACTATCTACTGTTCTTCACTGCATTGGGAAGTGTGATTGTTTCTATTTTAGTGACTTTTTTGACTGCTCCCGTTCCGGACAAAGTATTAGATACCTTTGTGGCTAAACTGCAACCATTCGGTTTCTGGGGGAAATGGGGCGGAGTTTCCGCTCGCAAAAAATTCTATTATAGAGTTCGGATCTGGTTATTAGCGATATTTTCCTTGTACGCTTGGCTTTTCGGAATTGGTTATGTTCTACAATTGAAATATACGTTAGGTGGCGTTTTCCTTATATTTGGAGTAATCTCAGGATTTATAGTCTTGAAGTTATGGGAAAAGAAGGATTCAGTTTCCTAA
- a CDS encoding PaaI family thioesterase translates to MCTLSFSVSEAGLFKKILEKWKLFKFNKMIRKNWPVYHRLGSRFEFVSEDLLKLRVRFPFNNKTKGYNGLHFGGAIYAFVDPLYVYSISENLGPEFLVLDTKAEIDFLKASNQDLIVETEISPEDIGSIKEECNNKKKTTRIYSIEILDPGRQKIAIVKKTIYIRKLNPSFPITSRL, encoded by the coding sequence ATGTGCACTTTATCCTTCTCCGTTTCCGAAGCTGGCCTTTTCAAAAAAATATTAGAAAAATGGAAACTGTTTAAATTTAATAAAATGATCCGCAAAAATTGGCCTGTCTATCATAGGCTCGGCTCCAGATTCGAATTTGTATCCGAAGATCTTTTAAAACTAAGAGTAAGATTCCCTTTTAACAATAAAACCAAAGGTTATAATGGGCTTCATTTTGGCGGCGCGATTTACGCATTCGTAGATCCATTGTATGTGTATTCTATTTCAGAGAACTTAGGTCCGGAGTTTCTTGTTTTGGACACAAAAGCGGAGATAGATTTTCTAAAAGCAAGTAATCAGGATCTAATCGTAGAAACGGAAATTTCTCCCGAAGATATAGGATCCATCAAAGAAGAATGTAATAATAAAAAGAAAACGACCCGGATCTATTCAATAGAGATCTTAGATCCGGGTCGGCAGAAAATTGCCATCGTCAAAAAGACAATTTATATTAGGAAACTGAATCCTTCTTTTCCCATAACTTCAAGACTATAA
- a CDS encoding putative peptidyl-prolyl cis-trans isomerase — MALFSGIVSLSVFTSEIRPAESLNKIIATVGNQSISELDFDDAQDKYQKLSNTKYLKNEDMRKSLRTRIIDFLIDRAVVDSIAEDESIQVNEKRLESEIEKRMEFMGITSRKQFEKAVESSSGMSYELWYTELPYQIKKTQLMQYKVPNHPPSDKDIRAWYAQNREKVGFEVQYRQIAIAPNNDSITEESRIHKEASEIKKSVLSDPASFGLVAGSPRNTDAGLRARKGLIDWISSFELYKTNRSVAVALSTIPVGSVSEVFRDERKRYCIVKVEGKRPTPLENVRQGIVNLLSREKEDENFMKWVRESRSTVPIQIFDEIYKKENKIPDQQETFTLD, encoded by the coding sequence ATCGCCTTATTCTCCGGTATAGTTTCTCTAAGTGTATTCACTTCAGAGATCCGTCCCGCCGAATCCTTAAATAAGATCATTGCAACCGTTGGAAACCAATCCATCAGCGAATTGGATTTCGACGATGCTCAAGATAAATACCAAAAACTTTCCAATACCAAGTACCTCAAAAATGAGGACATGAGAAAATCTCTCCGCACCAGGATTATAGACTTCCTGATCGATAGAGCCGTAGTAGATTCTATCGCAGAAGACGAATCCATTCAGGTGAACGAAAAAAGACTAGAGAGCGAGATCGAAAAAAGAATGGAGTTTATGGGGATCACTTCCCGCAAACAATTCGAAAAGGCGGTCGAGTCCAGTTCCGGAATGTCTTACGAGTTATGGTATACTGAACTTCCTTACCAGATCAAAAAAACGCAGCTTATGCAATACAAGGTGCCAAACCACCCTCCTTCGGATAAGGATATCCGCGCTTGGTATGCTCAGAACAGAGAAAAAGTAGGATTCGAAGTCCAATACAGACAGATCGCAATTGCTCCTAATAATGATTCCATTACGGAAGAATCCAGGATACATAAAGAAGCAAGTGAGATCAAAAAAAGCGTTTTATCCGATCCAGCTTCCTTCGGTTTGGTCGCAGGTTCTCCCAGAAACACCGACGCAGGCTTAAGAGCCAGAAAAGGACTTATCGATTGGATCTCTTCATTCGAATTATATAAAACTAACCGTTCCGTTGCAGTGGCATTATCCACAATACCTGTTGGTTCCGTTTCGGAAGTTTTCAGAGACGAAAGAAAACGTTATTGTATCGTCAAGGTAGAAGGTAAAAGGCCCACTCCTTTGGAAAACGTACGCCAAGGTATTGTCAATCTTCTCAGCCGGGAAAAAGAAGACGAAAATTTTATGAAATGGGTAAGAGAATCCAGGTCAACCGTGCCGATACAGATCTTCGACGAAATATATAAAAAAGAGAATAAGATCCCGGACCAACAAGAGACCTTTACCTTGGATTAA
- the crcB gene encoding fluoride efflux transporter CrcB, whose amino-acid sequence MNLLIVGLGGFLGSVCRYILSQTISKESGLFPISTFAVNILGSLLIGVFYGLSQGKISEEIRLFATVGFCGGFTTFSAFALENLKLLQSGSYFSFFAYILLSTTICITAVLLGVYLSK is encoded by the coding sequence ATGAATCTTCTGATCGTAGGACTGGGAGGATTTTTAGGATCAGTTTGTAGATATATATTATCCCAAACAATCTCGAAAGAATCCGGTTTATTTCCGATTTCCACATTTGCAGTAAACATCCTAGGCTCTCTATTGATCGGAGTATTTTACGGACTATCTCAAGGAAAAATTTCGGAAGAAATTAGACTGTTTGCAACTGTAGGATTTTGCGGAGGATTTACGACCTTCTCCGCTTTCGCTTTAGAAAACCTAAAACTTCTACAATCAGGAAGCTATTTTAGTTTTTTTGCATATATATTGCTTAGCACGACAATTTGTATCACCGCGGTGCTGTTAGGCGTATATCTAAGCAAATAA
- a CDS encoding pectin acetylesterase-family hydrolase, with protein MKDVKRIWLGGIVLALSVTSFYCSPDQNTNNTQDLALLGGLLETPEKGAGNLAGLDNADPKAQNVLDDLTSVVYGSYDVVYIPGAVCSNGTPYKIFVDRADGILDWILGYSSRLLVYLEPGGACWDYESCTGQTGIRGAANPNGIPDNHMNFGAFIDPNVPGGSPNAVISPIILRNHPTGQNVKTSNWNKVFLPYCTGDVYAGNKVATYSDPTGQNPPITYRHVGAKNMELVINWLKNNFNKPKEMLVSGCSAGGAGSLINYHFIRKALSPSKSYLLNDSGPIFPAPGFGNQWPLHQKIKDAWNTEYFISKAQPDFPSIDIRADYGKISEALAQKYPSDKLAITLFRRDANYSMYSYARFYGLDENNPADKEYIISTLWGQDIENLKAQYDRYPNLEYFIPYYRSINDSHCTSIVEFTGTEIENTGITLGTFINDYLLGSSTFRSFFESVNPNDANVTNFWFALVNLLL; from the coding sequence ATGAAAGATGTGAAGAGAATATGGTTAGGAGGAATAGTATTAGCGTTATCCGTGACGTCATTCTACTGTAGTCCCGACCAAAATACGAACAATACACAGGACCTGGCTTTATTAGGAGGACTTTTAGAAACTCCTGAGAAGGGTGCAGGAAATCTAGCCGGATTAGATAACGCGGATCCGAAAGCGCAAAATGTTTTGGACGATCTAACAAGCGTGGTCTATGGCTCTTACGACGTAGTGTACATTCCGGGTGCTGTATGTAGCAACGGAACACCGTACAAAATATTCGTAGATCGCGCAGATGGGATCTTAGATTGGATCTTAGGATATTCCAGCAGATTATTAGTATACCTAGAGCCTGGAGGAGCTTGTTGGGATTACGAAAGTTGTACCGGGCAAACAGGTATTAGAGGAGCAGCAAATCCGAACGGTATTCCGGATAACCATATGAACTTCGGAGCGTTTATAGATCCGAACGTTCCAGGAGGAAGTCCTAATGCTGTGATCTCTCCGATCATATTAAGAAACCATCCTACTGGACAAAACGTTAAAACTTCCAATTGGAATAAGGTCTTTCTTCCGTACTGCACCGGAGATGTCTACGCTGGTAATAAGGTAGCGACCTATTCCGATCCAACCGGACAGAATCCTCCTATCACTTATCGTCATGTGGGCGCTAAGAATATGGAGCTGGTCATCAATTGGTTGAAAAATAACTTTAATAAGCCGAAAGAGATGCTTGTTTCCGGATGTAGCGCAGGCGGAGCTGGATCTTTGATCAACTATCACTTCATTAGAAAAGCTTTAAGTCCTTCTAAAAGTTATCTATTGAATGATTCGGGACCGATTTTCCCTGCTCCAGGGTTTGGGAACCAATGGCCCCTGCACCAAAAGATCAAAGACGCTTGGAATACGGAGTATTTTATCAGCAAGGCTCAACCTGATTTCCCTTCCATAGATATTCGTGCGGATTACGGAAAGATCAGCGAGGCACTGGCCCAAAAATACCCGAGCGATAAATTGGCGATCACTCTATTCAGAAGAGATGCCAATTATTCCATGTATTCTTATGCAAGATTTTATGGGTTAGATGAGAACAATCCAGCTGATAAAGAATACATCATTTCCACTCTTTGGGGTCAGGACATAGAGAATTTAAAGGCTCAATATGATAGATATCCGAATCTCGAATATTTCATACCATATTACAGAAGTATAAATGATAGCCATTGTACTTCTATCGTGGAATTTACCGGAACGGAGATAGAAAATACCGGAATTACGCTTGGGACCTTCATTAACGATTATCTATTGGGAAGCTCTACTTTCAGAAGTTTCTTCGAAAGTGTGAACCCGAACGATGCAAACGTAACGAATTTCTGGTTCGCGTTAGTTAACCTTTTACTATGA
- a CDS encoding crossover junction endodeoxyribonuclease RuvC, which produces MKILGIDPGSHRLGYSVLQKDKSVIRVLTYGTIEVPSGTKSPVNLIAIRRQLDAILDEYRPDLASVEELFFAKNRTTAAKVYEARGVVLLTLGEHNIPVVEPTASQIKKGTTGSGIADKKDIKAALKLLLGLENLTGHDDSWDAIASAYVGFAMSGSFKKK; this is translated from the coding sequence GTGAAAATTTTAGGAATAGACCCTGGGTCCCATCGTCTAGGATATTCCGTTCTTCAGAAAGATAAGTCTGTAATCCGTGTTCTTACGTACGGCACGATAGAAGTTCCAAGTGGAACGAAAAGTCCAGTTAATTTGATTGCCATTCGTAGACAGTTGGACGCGATCTTGGATGAGTATCGTCCTGATCTCGCTTCTGTCGAAGAATTGTTTTTTGCTAAGAATAGAACGACTGCCGCTAAGGTTTACGAGGCGAGGGGGGTCGTTCTTTTAACATTAGGAGAGCATAATATTCCTGTAGTCGAGCCGACTGCTTCCCAAATCAAAAAGGGAACTACAGGCAGCGGGATCGCGGACAAAAAAGATATTAAAGCTGCTCTTAAACTTCTTTTAGGCCTGGAAAATTTAACGGGGCATGATGATTCTTGGGATGCTATTGCGTCTGCTTATGTAGGTTTCGCGATGAGCGGCTCTTTTAAAAAAAAGTGA
- a CDS encoding bile acid:sodium symporter family protein: protein MQLGAVEKGLLPALLAIVMLGMGFGLAIGDFKRIFTTPLQTLVGTLGHFVIMPLAAYAVVLILGLEYELALGVILVGSCPSGTTSNLVNYLAKGDVALAVVITALSTLLCPLLTPVIVTFFGSLLDPAGSSVMQISFVEMLKTVVVIIVLPISIGMAVKHKFPNIAQKIETPYKIFSILFLVFVVAFVTYKNRENFIDMVLLVGLAVILHNTFGFLAGYLFPKVLGIAEKQARTISIEVAIQNTTLGMTLAIQFFGPKVALPSAIFSIWMYIAGIAMALFWGYVVPLKEEKAA, encoded by the coding sequence ATGCAACTAGGTGCAGTCGAAAAGGGGCTTCTTCCGGCTCTTTTGGCAATCGTAATGCTCGGAATGGGTTTCGGGCTGGCAATCGGGGACTTCAAACGGATTTTTACAACTCCTCTCCAAACCTTGGTCGGTACCTTGGGCCATTTCGTGATCATGCCTTTGGCTGCATATGCAGTTGTTTTGATCTTAGGTTTGGAATACGAACTCGCGTTAGGCGTCATTCTCGTGGGATCTTGTCCTAGCGGAACAACTTCTAATTTGGTCAATTATTTAGCAAAAGGAGATGTGGCTCTCGCAGTTGTGATCACCGCACTTTCTACACTTCTTTGTCCTTTGTTGACTCCAGTGATCGTTACATTCTTCGGTTCTTTACTAGATCCTGCCGGGTCGAGTGTGATGCAGATCTCTTTTGTTGAAATGCTTAAGACTGTTGTTGTGATCATTGTGCTTCCGATCTCTATCGGTATGGCGGTAAAACATAAGTTTCCTAACATCGCTCAGAAGATAGAAACTCCTTATAAAATTTTCTCCATTCTGTTTTTGGTTTTTGTAGTCGCCTTTGTAACTTATAAGAACCGGGAAAATTTTATAGATATGGTCCTTTTAGTGGGACTTGCGGTCATTCTTCATAACACTTTCGGATTTTTAGCAGGTTATCTTTTTCCTAAAGTACTGGGGATTGCGGAGAAGCAGGCGAGAACGATCTCTATCGAAGTTGCGATCCAGAATACCACTCTGGGTATGACTCTTGCGATCCAGTTTTTTGGTCCTAAGGTGGCTCTTCCTTCTGCGATCTTCAGTATTTGGATGTATATTGCAGGAATTGCGATGGCTCTTTTTTGGGGTTATGTGGTTCCGCTAAAAGAAGAAAAAGCGGCTTAA
- a CDS encoding YebC/PmpR family DNA-binding transcriptional regulator produces MSGHSKWATIKRKKDAIDSKRGAIFTKVVKEITVAARMGGGDINTNPRLRLAVLKAKASNMPKDNIDRAIKKGTGELEGVVYEECLYECFGPGGTAIMVEAVTDKKSRTTPEIKSILTKLGGSLATTGSVSRLFERKGIIVIPSDQISEEELFELSVGAGAEDVQNEGEVFRVVTSPDDYEAVQTALTDKGIKSEESEIKFVALVGAEVSDKETAEKVMKLIDNLEGHDDVQGVNSNFELSPELEKEFG; encoded by the coding sequence ATGTCCGGGCATAGTAAGTGGGCAACGATTAAACGCAAAAAGGACGCTATCGATTCTAAAAGAGGGGCGATTTTCACCAAGGTGGTCAAGGAGATCACAGTTGCGGCTCGTATGGGCGGAGGGGACATTAACACCAATCCGAGACTTCGACTCGCGGTATTGAAGGCAAAGGCAAGTAACATGCCCAAGGACAATATCGACCGAGCGATCAAAAAAGGAACTGGAGAGTTGGAAGGCGTTGTATACGAAGAATGCCTTTATGAATGTTTCGGCCCTGGTGGAACCGCAATCATGGTGGAAGCGGTAACAGATAAAAAATCTAGGACCACTCCCGAGATCAAAAGTATTCTTACTAAATTGGGCGGCTCATTGGCGACTACAGGTAGCGTTAGTCGTCTTTTTGAAAGAAAAGGGATCATCGTGATTCCTTCCGATCAGATTTCCGAAGAGGAATTATTCGAATTATCGGTCGGTGCAGGCGCAGAAGATGTGCAGAACGAGGGAGAAGTTTTCAGAGTAGTGACTTCTCCGGATGATTATGAGGCTGTCCAAACTGCTTTGACCGACAAAGGGATCAAGTCGGAAGAATCCGAGATCAAATTCGTGGCCTTAGTCGGTGCGGAAGTTTCTGACAAAGAAACTGCGGAAAAAGTAATGAAGTTGATCGATAACTTGGAAGGTCACGACGATGTTCAAGGTGTGAACTCCAATTTCGAACTGTCTCCTGAATTAGAAAAAGAATTCGGCTGA
- a CDS encoding sensor histidine kinase, with the protein MKHFYVAIRFRTKNFILSIKKHFQILREVRSNEEFIRSAYFEVYLILRYLFPFLFVVYIPFAVLDWADFLKNSGYFPLLIYNSIFIPGCFLFTALLNFPILKSEKSRRWIAIAGTLFLTSAGTAMNLLIFQFGTDISLFAFTQLGIAVLLRYPDKAKKIIYFTNYAVFFAAMFWLGKNSSFLIQNFFFTMVMTILLDLISFLTKVNSFHKEQFIRDLNRKLVMESIKKSEILRIAIHDLKSPVTGILSLVGLYTREPSHISPSNRIASSYVDPPEILDHIDRTSRKILESIEDVLYLASSGDTETIVNQTQKLNPELLLRSVACNLNFLFSSKNIKIEDSLSEYNIYFQANPQILYRVFDNLLSNAAKFSPENSEISLKSELISKTFEKTLIIKIEDSGPGFQPEDEKNMFREFSILSAKPTGSESSSGIGLALAKKLLDRMGIRIRLGNSETLGGAQVILEFPQSKAK; encoded by the coding sequence GTGAAACATTTCTATGTTGCAATTCGATTTAGGACCAAAAACTTTATACTATCTATAAAGAAACATTTTCAGATCTTAAGAGAAGTCAGAAGTAACGAAGAATTCATCCGATCCGCGTACTTTGAAGTCTATCTGATCCTCAGATATCTTTTCCCATTTTTATTCGTTGTTTATATCCCTTTTGCAGTCCTGGATTGGGCTGACTTTCTAAAAAACTCCGGGTATTTTCCCCTCTTAATTTATAACTCTATTTTTATTCCTGGCTGTTTTCTTTTTACAGCTCTTCTAAATTTTCCCATTCTAAAAAGCGAGAAAAGCAGAAGATGGATCGCGATAGCCGGAACCTTATTCTTAACTTCCGCAGGAACAGCGATGAACCTGTTGATCTTCCAATTCGGGACGGATATTTCTTTATTTGCATTCACTCAACTAGGGATCGCAGTGCTTCTTCGCTATCCGGATAAAGCAAAGAAGATCATCTATTTCACAAATTACGCAGTATTCTTCGCGGCAATGTTCTGGTTGGGAAAGAACTCATCTTTTTTGATACAGAATTTTTTCTTCACAATGGTTATGACCATTCTATTGGATCTTATCAGTTTCCTTACCAAGGTGAATTCTTTTCACAAAGAACAATTTATCCGAGATCTGAATCGAAAATTGGTGATGGAGTCTATTAAAAAATCTGAAATTTTAAGAATTGCGATCCATGATCTAAAAAGCCCTGTCACCGGGATCTTAAGTTTGGTAGGACTTTATACAAGAGAACCAAGTCATATATCCCCTTCGAATCGAATCGCTTCTTCTTATGTCGATCCTCCTGAAATTTTAGATCATATCGACAGGACTTCTCGTAAAATCCTAGAATCTATCGAAGACGTTCTATATCTAGCAAGTTCCGGTGACACGGAAACTATCGTGAATCAAACCCAAAAATTAAATCCGGAACTATTATTAAGATCCGTTGCCTGCAATCTAAACTTCTTATTCTCCTCAAAGAATATAAAGATAGAAGATAGTCTCTCAGAGTATAATATTTACTTCCAGGCAAATCCTCAGATATTATACAGAGTATTCGATAATCTATTAAGTAACGCCGCCAAATTCTCTCCTGAAAATTCTGAAATTTCTCTCAAAAGTGAACTAATTTCCAAAACGTTTGAGAAAACCCTAATTATCAAAATAGAAGATTCAGGACCTGGATTCCAACCCGAAGACGAAAAAAACATGTTCAGGGAATTTTCCATTCTCTCCGCAAAACCTACAGGCTCCGAATCCTCCAGTGGGATCGGACTGGCACTGGCTAAAAAATTATTAGATAGAATGGGGATCCGTATTCGCCTAGGTAACTCCGAAACACTCGGAGGAGCCCAGGTAATATTAGAATTTCCGCAATCAAAAGCGAAATAG
- a CDS encoding LytR/AlgR family response regulator transcription factor, with amino-acid sequence MRILIVEDDVLSSRCLEILAKEFLNERIQSIHVVSDPESAAEFIRKNPLDLLFLDINLQGETGFKLLEIESRSFFQTIIVSSERDNAVKAFEFSVLDFLPKPITRERFGISIQRYLSSHPNMFSPKVIPLKKEEGINLIEPENIVFARSERNYTRLFTKDGNVEKVRKTLDQLQKDLEAYGFFRAHRSYLVRLEEVKKILFKTPTTYRLLLHTDHSIPVSRSQGSKLLSLFKNSNHKVLGLP; translated from the coding sequence ATGCGAATCCTAATCGTAGAAGATGATGTATTGTCCTCTCGCTGTTTGGAAATTTTAGCGAAAGAATTTTTGAATGAAAGGATACAAAGTATCCATGTAGTTTCAGATCCGGAATCAGCAGCAGAATTTATACGCAAAAATCCTTTGGATCTATTATTCTTGGATATAAATCTCCAAGGAGAAACCGGCTTCAAACTTCTGGAAATCGAAAGCAGAAGTTTCTTTCAAACGATCATTGTATCTTCTGAAAGAGATAATGCGGTAAAAGCTTTTGAATTTTCCGTGTTGGATTTCCTACCAAAACCGATCACAAGAGAAAGATTCGGGATCTCCATCCAAAGATATCTTTCATCTCATCCGAATATGTTCTCTCCGAAAGTAATTCCTCTAAAAAAAGAAGAGGGGATCAATTTGATAGAACCGGAGAATATAGTATTCGCAAGATCGGAAAGAAATTACACAAGACTCTTTACTAAAGATGGAAATGTGGAGAAGGTCAGAAAAACCTTGGACCAACTCCAAAAGGATCTGGAAGCATATGGATTCTTCAGGGCCCACCGAAGTTATCTGGTCCGATTGGAAGAAGTCAAAAAGATCTTATTCAAAACACCTACTACCTATCGACTACTTCTCCATACGGACCATAGTATTCCCGTTAGTCGATCCCAAGGAAGTAAACTTCTCTCATTATTCAAAAATTCGAATCATAAGGTATTAGGTCTGCCGTGA